DNA from Quercus lobata isolate SW786 chromosome 1, ValleyOak3.0 Primary Assembly, whole genome shotgun sequence:
TGATCCAATAGAACCATGTAATTACTCTAATATGGGTAAGAGAAgtcaaaaaatgaaatgtaaaattataaataagttaaaagaaaaatgaaccaATTAAAAGAAGACTTTTCAATCAATATCTCTTATCTTTTATGATAAAaggccttttttcttttttttggtaatggtGATAAAAGGCTTTATTAATTGAGTTACGAAGCTTGAACTTCATTTAAGTGCAAAGTAAAATGCATTTGATTCTTATATGTTGTTTTCTAACTAGCttcattgaaaattaaaaaaaaaaaaaattgaaaacacatatTTGCTTGGTCCGATGTTCCCCATTTCTTATGAAAATTGAGATTTGAAAACACTTTTTTATTATCTGATTGTTTtcaattgccaaaaaaaattttagcatatACTTTctaagattcaaaaaaaaaaaaaaaaaaaactatgatacaaaactaaaacaaaccaTATgctaacaaaatataaataaaatgaaagatatAACATAATTGTATGTTATTATATTCCAACTTAATCATCTATCAAAATAGaacttgatattttttatatgcCCCCTTAGAGCATCAGTATCAGCATGTGTAATGttttgcaaaatagaaaaagtaactgattttatacattttgagcaaaaaaacaccaacattagtgggtgtaaaattgtgcataaatgcacgAGAGCTATAGTAACTGTGCAAATATGCATGGTTATTGTAActcttgcatttaatattttaataatttctaattcgctcctttttttctctcttttctccattTGCAAAACTAACACATTCTCTCCCTCATCATGTTCTTTCCTCCTCTGATACACACACTCCCACagacacaaaatcaaaaatcaaccacaaaatcaacTACAAAATCAACCACTGGAACAAAATCGTTGGATCGGTGATCGTGGATTGGAGAGGCGATTTGGATCGGCAATGTGGATTGGTGAATGGTAATCATTGGATCGGTGATCGGTGATGTGGGTTTTGATTAGTGCTTCTGGGTTTTGATGGTTGTGGTGCTTGTGATGAAGTGTTGACGGAGATCGGTGGATTGGAGAGGCGCTCTGGGTTTTGATGGTGATGTTGATCTGAccgtgagagaaagaagaagaaagaagaggaagaaaaagaaagaagaaacggaagagagagataaggaaaaagaaagaagaagaagaaagaagaggaagaataaaaaaaaagaatcgggagataaaataatattaaaaaaagaatataaaaatatcatttatataaaatatagtgtaTAATAGATGGACTGATgtaggtgttttgtaaaaatgaatgtgtaaaatagaaaaagtagtttttttgtATGCAAAATAGATGATAAGTTTGTATCCATtcactgatgtggatgctcttagtcTCTTAATAGTTCTGTCCTTGCTTGATCTCATAAGGACAGGTACTCTATCCCCCCAAAAAGTAATATTTGGTTTTAGTTATGATCATAGAATTTAATGTAATTATATAAAGGGTAACAAgccaaataacaaaattgatttATATGGCCAAAACATACATATAGCTCGATGAGATCGAAGTGGGtatttcttctccaaaaaagaagaagatcgAAGTGGGTATAAAACTAGGGACAATGATCTCTCCACTTCATTTGAAATAGAGAGGAACTAGGCAATTCTTTGGTATTAAATGATCAAGATCGaaacaattaaactaaattttttgataatttatggTACTATTAAATTTGATTGCTCTTAATTGCTTATCCCTAATAATTAAGTTACTCTTTCCTCTATTTGttttggagaaattttttttcgaattttctagtGTTTGATACAAatgtacaagaaaaaaaatgtaagtcgacaaaaaacattttttttgtgttcAATGAAAACCAAGcttaaacaaaaaacattttctagaaCATTACATACTCAACATACCACCACATATAAACTTCACGTCACAAAAAAGTCTCACAATATTAACTTCTATCTCTCTATTGCCTCTCTTTTCAAAAATCAATCATTGatttaccatttaattttttttctcaatggacattttgttcaaattagtttctttttcacttttttttttcatgtaaattttaaatttgagttaTGTTTTCCCATTTAAGGCTctcaaataaaccaaaaaatagaaaatattttcctatttgGGCTAGTTTTTGTGAAAGAAAGTGTTTATCGTAATAATTACTTGGAATTACAAGATATTATTCATGTGaacaaaataatatgaaatgtttttagaatcttttttagatcaaaataaaaacaagttagtattgtaaaaaaagaaaaaaaagaaaaagaagaagaagtatttTTTCCtgtaattttcaaaaccaaCATAGGTAATTAATTGCTTCTCCAAAAGCAACTAAGAAAAACCCAGAAAGAATTTGGCATCAACTTATCTTGTCTTTTTTACCCCCTCCAACTTCCACGGTCTTCAATGTCATAATATTAGTTTGAGTCAGGCATGTTATGAAGAATGATAATGACAATGATGATACTCAAGTTTATAATACTAGTGattataatgattattttaataaaaaattcttataaggaCAAAGTTAATATAtccataaaaagtaaaaaaaaaaaaacacacacacacaacacaagaTCCACCTAGCTAGTTGCTCCTGGTAGAATGTAGCAATCTTTAAGAAAGTCATACTAACATATAAAAAGAGGAGACATGTATATCATTACAAGATCACTTTTACCAACATTATTACATTATACTCTAACTATtaaatacataaacaaataaaataaataaaaaattagcatgTAAAATGTAATATGGgcatcaacttcttcataaactttttggTAGGACCCTGTGTCCATTTTTTATTCTAGGACCCCACATTATCGTATCTTTGATGCCTTCTTAATCAAACATGCACTAGCTTCACCAAAGACTATGATCTGGTTGGCAACATGGTGAGCACAATTCTTTGGTGAGTAGTAACTTGTTATGAGTTTGATACCACGATAAGCCTACAAGGTCCCAATGCCTGCATTGTTCGAAccaaaaagaataatatatatgGGCCTGTTTTCAATTTACTAATTTTTAGGTTGGAATTTTAGGTACTCCTTGCAATAATTTGTCGGCCAAATATAAGTTTCAATATTGAGTGGTTTTTAAGGTATGGATAAGCACTTAATTGCTTAGACTTAGACACGTGATAGTGGTTCAATTATAGAATTTGGCATCAAATGTCACACCATTTAATTTACTCTATATAtgcttgttaaaaaaaaaaaaaaaaaaagagtaaagaagATTTATGAATGTATAGTCTTTCTCTATGTTTAGAGTGGTAGCATATAGTCATTGCTTTCGAAAAGTGGTTTCTTTACACATATGGTTGTAGTTGCCGAAGAATCATGGTATCCTGGGcaatttttttgcttcaaaGTAATATAAAGTTACAAGAGGTTAGTAAAGAAACACAGGGTTTCTTGAAAAGAATTAACTAATTGCTTTTGGGGACGGTTAATGGAATCATTTCtaccaaaagataaaaatgaataaataccGGTCTAAGGTAGGtccctttttgttttctttgactCTTACACTTTTTCATGCATgaatttttatatatcaatCCTTAAATCAGACAGGAATATTGCTACTTTGCAAGCATTTCtactagaaaattttaaattatatatgcatattttaGTTTAGAtagagaacttttttttttttttaatatattgtgcCAAAACTTTCAAGCCTTATAAACTCGGATTAATTGTCTTTAGAATACATTAAATTAAACCCTAATAAACCCACctcctaaaaaaagaaaaggcaaagtTTGACAACAAATTTGGATATAACTTTAGGCAATAgatttttattagatttgaattttaataaattcactattggattacattttttttctcatatcctacatgcttgcaaaatttccaaaaaataaaagatcaataattattttattgatcagatgtttaaattacaagtttttgtaatataaaattatgcaaaaaaaagtttataaatcgaataataaataacatccaattgataTAGAATTTTTCATGTATgttaaagaatataaataaaatgcaatacaatggttaaattttcaaattatataccTGTGGGAGGACTTTTGTCTCGGCCTCCAATTATGTATTGTTCGCTTTGGGATGGGCAAGGATCGAACTGATCACACATACTATGATACACCCTTTCTTAGGCCAAAGGCTTATAAGGCAAGGGTGGAAGGCGTCTCTCCCCGATGTGAGATTGAGCAAATTCGTGCGGGTGAGACGTAGGTCGATCATTGACCATCCCAAAGCAAACAATACCTTATCGGAGGACGAAACGAAAAGCCCTCCCACAATACCCATATTCATTTTTCTAACTGAAGTTTGTCTTTTCCTAACGAATGCTAAAATTGTGTGATCTTAACGTAATCTGGTACAAAGATCTtgcaaatcttttttttttaatttttagacaTTAATTATACAGGGAAAGCACAAATTTAATTTCATACAATTAAGGTTACATCAAGCTCGAATATTCGGAGATTCATCAGCTTGTGAATTTGGATCACTTACACAACACACATGTTACCGTGCAGAGGAACTAAAGTCCACTGTTAGTGGGGTCGTAACGGTAATTCCTGTCGGCGTATAAACCCTAGAAAATCATGGATGACAACTTTGTTTAAACCGTGTGGGCTCCATTAATAAACACAAATAAACCTAGATTATAAAAATAGAAGTAATAGGGTCACATTCACGTAGGCCTCTTTAGTCTTTAGGTGGGTCGTCAATTCCGtctcaaatcatatcatgttaTTTGTAAAAGGATCTTTGGAATCCCAAGTGGTCGTTATACAAAAAAGTTAAAGCTATATTAACCATTAACCTCCTCCTAACCATGtttatatatagtttaataCATGGGTTCCAGTGGattcaattggtaaaatttctcTTGTCGTCTAATAAAAGATCTAAGGTTTAATCTCTACTtccaaaaattgattaaatgTTTTGGTTAAAACTCTCTACATTGTTTTGGAAAATGATATTGTAGGAACATTCCTATTGTAACGTGCAAAGAGAAGAGTGCGTGGACATGTTAAAAATAGCAACGATTTTCTTTATCGTTTTTTggttaaaactctctaataaaaaaacggatgtcataagttaaaactctctaatatatattttaatactttaatatgtcttatcatttttttttttttttgagaaattgaatataTCTTATCATGAATCTACattattttggaaaatgataTTGTAGGAACATTCCCATTGTAACGTGCAGAGAAAAGATTGCGTGGACATGTTAAAAGCAACAACgattttctttatctttttttggttatggaAGAGTCTGGATTATTAAAATCAACTACgattttctttatctttttttggtTACGGAAGAGTCTGGATTATGATAGGTTTAGAGATTAAGATGTTTTAGGAAACTGTTCTTGAGTCAATGTGTGCTGTAAATCTCATATATCAAATGAGACTGAGGATTGGACCTTAGACATGAATTTCCTAAAACCTAACCATCAATTTGACCAACTTAACTTTTTGTGAAAGTTACTAgcttttgtttcattttgtaCAACATATTATAACGAAATGGaattgaatgaaatgaaatacaATATgatatacttttttaatttgtttgagAATCTATGAAAAGAGGAATAGAAAGCGaagaaatataatattttacaagtatacatttcacattttatttgtcttttttttaatttgtttgagAATCTATGAAAAGAGGAATAGAAAGCGaagaaatataatattttacaagtatacatttcacattttatttgtcttttaaaaaaatacgaATAAAATTAGTATTTCACTAAAAGAATGAATGTTCCTCTTATTTGAGAAAACAATAATAAGGaaagaatgaaataaaataGGTATTCTTTTAGATCCCCAAGAAATTGAATCGATAGAATATCTCATGAAAaccctttttattatattcatttCTCTCCTCTAGTAGGATTGTaagtaaattgaaaaaaaaaagagagagagagagagagagatgaaatgATAACACCCTTTGAATATAATCTCTTCTCAATTATATGAATAGAATCCATAGGCTGAATTTATTTTAGTAAATAACTTCCAACTTTTTAGACTAACACACCTCTGGATAAACGGTAGCTTATTACCCGAAAAGTATGGGATGATTGATGAAATCCTTGAGTGCATGAGTAAATtaacaagaaaaggaaaatctaTAAGCCCCTATAACCATTTAATTAAGACATTCGAGACATGACCCAAACCTTGAAATCCGCTTCTAATTAGTGATTTTAGCCTATAAAAATTTAGGGACTTGCTCAGTTGCTTGTATTTGATAAACACATCACACAGTGTTTAACAGTAACACACACCACACCTGTCCATCTTGCACGCTTGGATTAGACTCGAGTCTACCACTCAAGTATTACATCTCACGGGAAAGATAAAATCAATAAAGCAAAAGataatatccaaaaaaaaaaaataaagcaaaagatattttgtaaaaaaaaaatataataataataataaagcagccactgcaataaattttacaacttgTTAAAATCGTAGATtataaataatgtaatattacttTTGCGTGGTAATCCTCACTAACATCGTTTTTATTGTACATaaattataacatgttttatcaatgttataaaaaaaaaaaaaatttatctttgaTTTTTGAGCTAAAATTGATTTGGAATATATGGTGAATTTGGAAATAACAATTTAGAATAGAACGCATACGTGGGGATCTTCTATGCTGTAGTATTAGTAATTGCataaaaattaaccacaacaacaaaatttgaaGAGTTCATGACTCACTGAGACTATTTTTTTCCCTGGAAAGTCTTGTCTAGAGTCACaagttttttacaaattgtttcGTAATTACTTGTGTGAGAAGTTGTTAAGAATAAATACTATAATGATTGGACAAACTTTCTCTTCGTactagtttggaaagaaactaTTCAAACTCCTCTTATATCATTTgtttggatatgaattttgaaaatataatcgTTAGATTGAATGTTATTAACATGTATGTCAAACTTCTTTTAAAtcgaatgttatttattatCTAATTGTTAGatttatggttaaatgattaaattcactatttcctaataacttaaacttttgtgacaatcggtaatttaataTGGTATCAGACCAGGAGATCCTGAGTTCGATCCCTGGCtttactctacctcccatttaaaatgttaaattcccACTTATTGGGCCCTTACAAGGGAAATTTAGGCCCacaagtgagagagagtgttagacttatggttaagtgattaaattcaccattttctaatagtttaaatttttgggacaatcggtaatttaacactaatcaataaagttattttttatacataattttagactataaaaacttgaaatttaaacatttgattgatgacgtagctatttattttttttatcttattgaaattttacaaatatgaaagatataataagaacatacaattcattAATTTGAAGAGTGTTtcttcaaactagtttggagaatttttttttccctaataacGTTGATTAATCCAAATGAAAACTAACAAAACCAGACAAGTTAATGATTATGAAAACTATTATGCAAGTAACATTACTTAACTAAACTTAACTTGTATCCTAAGATGGAAACAGTCCGTGAAGTGATCTCTCTCACGCGGTTTTGGTATTGGAGCCTCGAagttgattaaaaaagaaaaaaaccaacgGCCCATTTGTCACTTCACTAAACCCTTTTTGCATGTGAGGGTTGTGATTAGTAGTTAAGTGTTAGTTGGATATGCCACGTGGTCCACTGAGTTCTCTGTAATCTTTATGGTAAAAATGGTGTTTTGTGCTTTGGATTCGTGGGGACACATGTCTATTAGCTCACGGGATTGGCCAAATTaaaccccaaaaataaaaaaaaatccaggcTTTTCAAAATGCAGGTGAAATCTGATTATAAATTAGACATGTCCATCACAAATATAGAATCATAGATATATAGGGGCATGATCCACCAAATTTATATGAATATGATTTTGGCTTGTGGGatataataatttgatgtgcattatagtttataaaatatacacaaaaaaagaaatttaagtaaaaataaggagagagagagagagagagagagagagagagagagagagaggggaaaaaaagaaagagagaagaaagagactCCAGTATAATGGGCTCCACACGGTTTCCAACTTTCTATAACATGCCAAGCATGTTTAGGAAGAATTGTTGTGATATAGAGAGAGACAGTTCACCATTGAAGATTTGTGTGTGAGTCTTGACTACTAAGTACCAAATCACATGGCTCAACAATTTGGTACATAACCACTTGTTAATTGTAAAGACTCttgcaaaagaaaataacaaaaaaaaacgtTTTCAGGATTAAGACTAATAAGGATAAGTTTCTACCGAAAGGTTCCAAAATtgtgattgaaattttgaattacaTAAACTATCATTTTCTAATGACAGCTTCAATTTTTATCTAATTGCTACTTGCTAGTAACTTGAATAGTTTAGGTTGGAGGTAGAGAAAAATCTCGCAGATCTTTTAGCAATATGGACAACTGTGACTTTGGTGTTTTAAGGgatgtttggttgtgttgtttaaacaataattttcgttgtttaaacaacacaacaggTATTTCCATAATACTTTTTCATCcacaaatattttcacaacacttaaacaacgttattaaaataacattactaAACAGACACTCAATGAGTAACAAGCAAAATTTCAGAGGACAACTGTGGCTTTGGTGTTTTAGggagtgtttggttgtgttgtttaaacaacacaacaggTATTTCCATAATACTTTTTCATCtacaaatattttcacaacacttaaacaacatAATTAAAACAACATTATTAAATAGGCCCTAAATGGGTAACAGGCAAAGCTTCAGAGGATGAAAGTTCCTTCAAGACAACTTATGGAGAGCCCACATATTTGATGGAAGTTTGTAATGCACGCACAGTTTGGGCTAATCTGAAGTTGGGTGCAATTGAGTCAAGATGCAATTACCAAAGCCCAACTTAATgctatatataattataattcaaCCAAACTCATTTCAAAGCCCAAAGATACATGAAAGTCAGTTATGTCTTCAGCTGCCAAATGGAAAATCTTTAAGCAAGACTCATAAGTTATGAACAATGCTAGGACCACAAAAAATTGcacaatttttgccacaactAGCCACATGGCAAGTTGTGCAATTTTTTTCTGGTCATAGCATTGTTCTAAATTATATAACTCATAGTTGAGAGAGTTTTTCTATGGCAATAATTTAGTATGAACAATTACAAAAGAAATGCATTTGctcttcataaaaaataaaaccaatacaTCCTCATCAATGTTTCTTGATTGGATAtacaaattttttgcaattaaaatAACATCACAGATAATATCACAACAATGTGAAATAACAGTACCACAACCATAGAGTATCCTAAGTTACACCCGCACAGAAAGAAGTGAACATATGGAGGGAGATTCATATGGAACAGATTCTAATCACTCTTCCCTACGCATTTTACTTTTAAGAGGAGCTTCCTTGTAGGACTGAACCTTCTCAGCAGCTTTGCGTAATGGTCTTCCAATTGAAGATCTTAGTGATACTTGTGCTTCATTTCTTGGCACACAATTTTTGCCTTCCTCTTCATTTTTGAAAGATGAATTCAATGGAACAGGCTCCTCTTGTATAGAATTTTCATGTGATTGACTTACCAGAAGTTTAGCATCTTCTATTTCGAATAAGTTCTCTGTAGGGTCCCTCTCATGGGATTTAAACCTAGCGGATTGCCTTCTCAAACAACGCCTGGTCAGAGGGAAAGTaggaattattaaaaaatatcaaatataacTCTGACACCATGTTAGAAAATGCAAGACATAACTTTGATATTACGATAAAGTGTAtgagaaacataaaaaagaaagcagAGAGAGACGCATGAAATTAATGTGGTCCAGTCTCAGAGGCTTACATTCATAGTGGGAAGCCTTTGATGGCTACGTCTTTACTATTAAAGCATGTTTTACACTAACCCAAGTTTACATCAATGCTTGCATGCCAAGTAGGATTATATGCATCAACTTAGACTAGAGTTATAAAATAGACTTGAGCATTGACTAGGATTTTACCCTTTTCTTTTAAGAAGGGATGCTAAAAAGAAATGACAACAGAACTTGTTGCACAGCTGCATGCATGACTGCAAGAATCTAGACACGACAATGGCAATATAATTGGGGGTATAAAAAGCAATCAACTATCCATCACATTTTAACTGAGAGCCTATGCCCACATCACATATTTACAGGTATGTGAACAAAGGATTAGCTAGATGTTTTCCGAGTCATGGGACGCAGCATGCAgttaaagacatatatcaaggTATAGTGATTCATGTCAACTAACCTTTTATTTTCAACCTTCTCtttatctacaactttttgGTGTGAAGTAGAAGGGCCCATAGCTGCAAGTAATTTGAAAGTTCCATACATTAATAAACTATACTGAAAagaattaaagttaaaaaaaaaaagaaaaaagaaaaaaaaagccatttTCGGTCACAATAAAATTACATTGGCTTCTTGCGGTGCGCCTTCTATTACGCTTACAAGTTTTGTCATTGTCATTAGTTACATGCAATGATTGCTCTGCTGCCACCTCTCCTTCCTTAAGCcaccaaaataaaaaggtaaaatgaTAGAAATGTGATAAATTGAAAGGGCTCTAGCAATATAGCAGAAACATAACTGAGAAGATTAACTCACACACCTGAGAGCCAGTATTTTTATGCTTTGACTCTGTTTTACCCTGCAAATGAAGGAGAATTTCTgattaaatcaaacaaaataatgcTGAAATGCAACATTTAAACCTGAAGACCTAGCTTAGGTTGGATTTTGTTTACttatgttttccttttatactctattttttttttttttcaatccagCCTGCTTCATGCACTAGCCACATCTATGCTATAGCCCAAAAGGATTACTCACATTTGGGGCTCTTCATAATTTCTTATTTAGCCTATATCAACCTAATAAATAACCAACATGGAACTCAACATATGCCTGTACAACACCTTCACAATAAAGAAAACTGGGGTATTAAAGTTAAAAATCTACCATGGTTGGAGGGTGTTGATTAAGGTTTCTGACAGTTATGAATGCTCATTCCAGTGACCTGTGTGAAGTATCTATAGTATCCCCCTTACTAATCTGTATGCTCTTAGATTAGGTGTACTTCTGAACAATGCAGAAAGCAAAAAAGTCGGAAGGCGCTTAAATACAGTGAAGCTAGCAATGAAATTTGTGCTTTCACAGAGCCATGCCTGGTCATGTTATTCTATGCCATATAGTAAAGATGGTGATAAATcttaaagaaggaagaagacTTGAATCTTGGAGAAGGAAATGAGTGAGAAAAAGGTTGACGTGAAATTTTAtgttcacaaaataattatgcAAAGACTACTAGTCTAAATCTGCAGGACAGGTTGAGTAGATGGCCTAGACAAGAGTGctttttaaaccaaacaaaacatttGTTGAGCATCAACATCAAGATTTAGACCTCTTGTAATGAATATAATTTCTCTCCCTTTTAATTTGAATAAggtggaaaatataaaaatcaaaattaaagtcCCTTGTCCCCAAATTTAAATAACTGTCCAATTCCCTTTTTTGTAGTGAAAGTTAAAATTTAAGCTTGTATGTGTCCTAGATGTTTGTCTTTGTGTATCTGACATGTATCCAGATATATTTGACATGCATCTGAAATAAACttaaaaacccttttttttttaaaggataagtAAGACCTGTATCCTGGAAAGTATCCAGGAGTATCAAAGCAAGTACCATAGTACCATCTGATACAGAAACATAGGGGCATAAAGTATCCATGTTTCATAGAACAGAATAGAGTAGGAGATTAGAGCAAACCTCAAGTTCCATATTCTTTGCTTTAAGTAAGGCATTCTTGCATCCAAGCTCATGCCGAAGTTCTTTTAGCTGAAATGAGCAATGTTGGGAATTCAAACACAAAGAAAAGCAACAGCCTCATAACCAATGTACTTGAATTTCTATATAGAGTAGGGAGTTCAAACAAACTTTTACCTTGTCTTTTCCTAAATTAAGTTCCTGCACAATCAGCAAAATGTAGTCAGTATCACTGAGAATTAGATAATTCTAGATATGAGATTAAAAGATAAACTTTAACTGAAAAGCAAGCACACCGCTAACATCTGGCTGTTTGATTGAGCAAGGTTCCAATTCTGCAGCTGCAATTTCTGAAGAGTGACTCGCATTTTCTGCAACTCAGCTCCACTCAGTTCAATGATTTTACTGTAGTAATATAGTTTAGGAAAACCCATTCTTGATAGTTGGTGGCTAAAATAactaagattttttatttttatttaagaaaacgcaaatgtttgataaattttgttatttcacactttcaattttgttaaactTGGAGAACCAGCTCCAGTAACACCCAATACTTCAAGGCTTACTAGTGTccaaaattatgaagaaaaatgctaaaactaccACCAATTTTGCCACAAAAGGTTTACAAACTGAGGTGACAGTGAATGTAATGGTGCCACATtaacaacttaaaaaataaatttcttaattacttATTGTCATGTTATATTACTCAATTATGAAAGACTACATTTCAATCATTTAATTTCTTTCCGCAGCAAccaaacataaaattaaaaaaaaaaaaaaaaaaaccaacataaTAAATAGAACAATCAAAGGATACTTCCTCTCTGCAATAAGCTTCACCAAAGTCATTCTTTCCTGGTTCAGAAAATTCACAACAGAAACCCCCTAATTAAGCAACCAACCACATCACTTATAACAAGAACGCAAAATATCAACAAGAGAACCAAGAAAGATTGTACCTTTAAGAGCTTGTCAATGTAGTCCTTATCTGGTTGAGAAATCTCAGGCTGCTTTTCATCTTGGCTTGGGGAACCTTGCGACTGCAAGTTCGTAATGTCAGATAGTTTCTTCCTCATTATGCTTCCGAAAGACGATCTCTTTGCCATTCTATCACCTTTCATGCTGTCAAATTCCAGCACAAACCCTAATTCAAACTTTCAAGAACTCAAAAGGGTCACCAAGAAATGTGATTCCCACTTGAGAAACAGTGCTATTGTGAAGAAAAACTAGACCCGAAGTGAAAAATGAGAGTGGGATTTGACAAAACAAGGGATACCCAGATATGAAATGAAAATTACagataagagaagaagaaaaaggaggaagTTTCAGAGAGCAAGAAAGGGATATTCTGATAAGGGTCTTAGAGATTATTGGTTACCCACAAAAGAGTGATactaaagaatgaaaattattacATATACAAGAAccaactactactactactactctTTCAAATGGGCTGCAAAGAATAAAGATTTAAGCAAagccctttttgtttttt
Protein-coding regions in this window:
- the LOC115980541 gene encoding SHUGOSHIN 2-like isoform X1, with the protein product MKGDRMAKRSSFGSIMRKKLSDITNLQSQGSPSQDEKQPEISQPDKDYIDKLLKGVSVVNFLNQERMTLVKLIAERNKIIELSGAELQKMRVTLQKLQLQNWNLAQSNSQMLAELNLGKDKLKELRHELGCKNALLKAKNMELEGKTESKHKNTGSQEGEVAAEQSLHVTNDNDKTCKRNRRRTARSQSMGPSTSHQKVVDKEKVENKRRCLRRQSARFKSHERDPTENLFEIEDAKLLVSQSHENSIQEEPVPLNSSFKNEEEGKNCVPRNEAQVSLRSSIGRPLRKAAEKVQSYKEAPLKSKMRREE
- the LOC115980541 gene encoding SHUGOSHIN 2-like isoform X2, yielding MKGDRMAKRSSFGSIMRKKLSDITNLQSQGSPSQDEKQPEISQPDKDYIDKLLKERMTLVKLIAERNKIIELSGAELQKMRVTLQKLQLQNWNLAQSNSQMLAELNLGKDKLKELRHELGCKNALLKAKNMELEGKTESKHKNTGSQEGEVAAEQSLHVTNDNDKTCKRNRRRTARSQSMGPSTSHQKVVDKEKVENKRRCLRRQSARFKSHERDPTENLFEIEDAKLLVSQSHENSIQEEPVPLNSSFKNEEEGKNCVPRNEAQVSLRSSIGRPLRKAAEKVQSYKEAPLKSKMRREE